One Solanum lycopersicum chromosome 4, SLM_r2.1 DNA window includes the following coding sequences:
- the LOC138348312 gene encoding uncharacterized protein isoform X3 has translation MSGILEGMAQVGALPVTSDGSQTRVGGQTSDPIVAPDSQTPRTQPAAVVAPRLDSIEFPDMTSHLVNRPSMTIDEQKMFGRFRLMNPPTYTGDLAEDAYEFIVSCHERLHNLGLVESHGVDYTVFQMTGSAKQWWRDYISSRPAGSHPLSWTEFTQVFLSKFVPRSERERKRGLQQNGMSVAEYEGKFHALARHASMILPTEAERVRRFVKGLIIPIRLGVSQVAISGVPFQKVVDAAKELEMIRREGFEQLEGKRTRYSGDYGGAPPRSRGYLGRGYHPQSSRPIHAAIPASEAGYAGHNSSSSIHTSQGSSSRPVVRGGHSGHSGSSHQPAYRRGCFECGDMGHFVRDCPRTRRGGLHQGSQVSTSRAAQPPARGGAQNGRGGSHLGRGGSPSGRGGGRGGSQSDGGRSHCYAFPDLISSRSTSRGAI, from the exons atgtcaggaatcctagaggggatggcccaggtaggagctttgcctgtcacttctgatggctcacagacccgtgttggaggtcaaacttcagatccgatagttgctccagattctcagactcccaggactcagccagctgccgttgtagctcctcgtttggatagtatagagtttccagatatgacatcacatttggtgaacaggccttctatgactattgatgagcaaaagatgtttgggaggttcagactaatgaatcctcctacttatactggtgacttagctgaggatgcatatgaattcatagttagttgtcatgagaggttgcataatcttggattagtcgagtctcatggagttgactacacagtgtttcagatgactggctctgctaagcagtggtggagggattatattagtagtaggccagctggatcccatccactatcctggactgagtttactcaggtatttctatccaaatttgttccacgcagtgagagggagcgcaagaggggtttgcagcaaaatggtatgtcagttgcagagtatgagggtaaatttcatgccttggctaggcatgcttcgatgatacttcccacagaggctgagagagtgaggaggtttgttaaggggTTGATCATTCCGATCCGTCTAGGAGTTTCTCAGGTTGCTATTTCTGGTGTTCCATTCcagaaagtggtagatgctgctaaggagttggagatgattcgacgtgagggatttgagcagcTAGAGGGAAAGAGGACTCGTTATTcaggtgattatggtggtgctccgcctaggagtcggggttacttgggcagaggttatcaccctcagtccagcagacccattcatgctgctATACCAGCGTCTGAGGCTGGTTACGCTGGGCATAACTCTTCGAGCTCGATACATACTTCAcagggttcatcttctagacctgtAGTTCGTGGAGGGCATTCTGGTCATTCCGGTTCCTCTCACCAGCCGGCGTATCGTAGGGGTTGctttgagtgtggtgatatgggacactttgtgagagactgccctaggaccagacgtggtggcttacatcagggttctcaggtttcgacttccagggctgcacaacctccagctagggGTGGTGCACAGAATGGTAGAGGCGGTTCTCATttaggtagaggtggttctccttctggccgaggtggtggtcgtggaggttcacaatctgatggaggtcgttctcactgttatgcttttccag atttgATTTCGAGTAgaagcacatctcgtggagcaatttga
- the LOC138348312 gene encoding uncharacterized protein isoform X2: MSGILEGMAQVGALPVTSDGSQTRVGGQTSDPIVAPDSQTPRTQPAAVVAPRLDSIEFPDMTSHLVNRPSMTIDEQKMFGRFRLMNPPTYTGDLAEDAYEFIVSCHERLHNLGLVESHGVDYTVFQMTGSAKQWWRDYISSRPAGSHPLSWTEFTQVFLSKFVPRSERERKRGLQQNGMSVAEYEGKFHALARHASMILPTEAERVRRFVKGLIIPIRLGVSQVAISGVPFQKVVDAAKELEMIRREGFEQLEGKRTRYSGDYGGAPPRSRGYLGRGYHPQSSRPIHAAIPASEAGYAGHNSSSSIHTSQGSSSRPVVRGGHSGHSGSSHQPAYRRGCFECGDMGHFVRDCPRTRRGGLHQGSQVSTSRAAQPPARGGAQNGRGGSHLGRGGSPSGRGGGRGGSQSDGGRSHCYAFPGRPEAEASDAVITDLISSRSTSRGAI, translated from the exons atgtcaggaatcctagaggggatggcccaggtaggagctttgcctgtcacttctgatggctcacagacccgtgttggaggtcaaacttcagatccgatagttgctccagattctcagactcccaggactcagccagctgccgttgtagctcctcgtttggatagtatagagtttccagatatgacatcacatttggtgaacaggccttctatgactattgatgagcaaaagatgtttgggaggttcagactaatgaatcctcctacttatactggtgacttagctgaggatgcatatgaattcatagttagttgtcatgagaggttgcataatcttggattagtcgagtctcatggagttgactacacagtgtttcagatgactggctctgctaagcagtggtggagggattatattagtagtaggccagctggatcccatccactatcctggactgagtttactcaggtatttctatccaaatttgttccacgcagtgagagggagcgcaagaggggtttgcagcaaaatggtatgtcagttgcagagtatgagggtaaatttcatgccttggctaggcatgcttcgatgatacttcccacagaggctgagagagtgaggaggtttgttaaggggTTGATCATTCCGATCCGTCTAGGAGTTTCTCAGGTTGCTATTTCTGGTGTTCCATTCcagaaagtggtagatgctgctaaggagttggagatgattcgacgtgagggatttgagcagcTAGAGGGAAAGAGGACTCGTTATTcaggtgattatggtggtgctccgcctaggagtcggggttacttgggcagaggttatcaccctcagtccagcagacccattcatgctgctATACCAGCGTCTGAGGCTGGTTACGCTGGGCATAACTCTTCGAGCTCGATACATACTTCAcagggttcatcttctagacctgtAGTTCGTGGAGGGCATTCTGGTCATTCCGGTTCCTCTCACCAGCCGGCGTATCGTAGGGGTTGctttgagtgtggtgatatgggacactttgtgagagactgccctaggaccagacgtggtggcttacatcagggttctcaggtttcgacttccagggctgcacaacctccagctagggGTGGTGCACAGAATGGTAGAGGCGGTTCTCATttaggtagaggtggttctccttctggccgaggtggtggtcgtggaggttcacaatctgatggaggtcgttctcactgttatgcttttccaggtaggccagaggctgaagcctcagatgcagttatcacag atttgATTTCGAGTAgaagcacatctcgtggagcaatttga
- the LOC138348312 gene encoding uncharacterized protein isoform X1, translating to MSGILEGMAQVGALPVTSDGSQTRVGGQTSDPIVAPDSQTPRTQPAAVVAPRLDSIEFPDMTSHLVNRPSMTIDEQKMFGRFRLMNPPTYTGDLAEDAYEFIVSCHERLHNLGLVESHGVDYTVFQMTGSAKQWWRDYISSRPAGSHPLSWTEFTQVFLSKFVPRSERERKRGLQQNGMSVAEYEGKFHALARHASMILPTEAERVRRFVKGLIIPIRLGVSQVAISGVPFQKVVDAAKELEMIRREGFEQLEGKRTRYSGDYGGAPPRSRGYLGRGYHPQSSRPIHAAIPASEAGYAGHNSSSSIHTSQGSSSRPVVRGGHSGHSGSSHQPAYRRGCFECGDMGHFVRDCPRTRRGGLHQGSQVSTSRAAQPPARGGAQNGRGGSHLGRGGSPSGRGGGRGGSQSDGGRSHCYAFPGRPEAEASDAVITDWERSETVRKGKEKS from the exons atgtcaggaatcctagaggggatggcccaggtaggagctttgcctgtcacttctgatggctcacagacccgtgttggaggtcaaacttcagatccgatagttgctccagattctcagactcccaggactcagccagctgccgttgtagctcctcgtttggatagtatagagtttccagatatgacatcacatttggtgaacaggccttctatgactattgatgagcaaaagatgtttgggaggttcagactaatgaatcctcctacttatactggtgacttagctgaggatgcatatgaattcatagttagttgtcatgagaggttgcataatcttggattagtcgagtctcatggagttgactacacagtgtttcagatgactggctctgctaagcagtggtggagggattatattagtagtaggccagctggatcccatccactatcctggactgagtttactcaggtatttctatccaaatttgttccacgcagtgagagggagcgcaagaggggtttgcagcaaaatggtatgtcagttgcagagtatgagggtaaatttcatgccttggctaggcatgcttcgatgatacttcccacagaggctgagagagtgaggaggtttgttaaggggTTGATCATTCCGATCCGTCTAGGAGTTTCTCAGGTTGCTATTTCTGGTGTTCCATTCcagaaagtggtagatgctgctaaggagttggagatgattcgacgtgagggatttgagcagcTAGAGGGAAAGAGGACTCGTTATTcaggtgattatggtggtgctccgcctaggagtcggggttacttgggcagaggttatcaccctcagtccagcagacccattcatgctgctATACCAGCGTCTGAGGCTGGTTACGCTGGGCATAACTCTTCGAGCTCGATACATACTTCAcagggttcatcttctagacctgtAGTTCGTGGAGGGCATTCTGGTCATTCCGGTTCCTCTCACCAGCCGGCGTATCGTAGGGGTTGctttgagtgtggtgatatgggacactttgtgagagactgccctaggaccagacgtggtggcttacatcagggttctcaggtttcgacttccagggctgcacaacctccagctagggGTGGTGCACAGAATGGTAGAGGCGGTTCTCATttaggtagaggtggttctccttctggccgaggtggtggtcgtggaggttcacaatctgatggaggtcgttctcactgttatgcttttccaggtaggccagaggctgaagcctcagatgcagttatcacag attgggaacgttccgaaaccgtgcgaaaaggaaaggaaaaatcttaa
- the LOC138348313 gene encoding S-adenosyl-L-methionine:benzoic acid/salicylic acid carboxyl methyltransferase 2-like → MEVTKVLHMNGGMGDASYAKNSLLQQKVILMTKSITDEAISSLYNNLSSRETICIADLGCSSGPNTFLSVSQFIQTIDKERKKKGRHKAPEFHVFLNDLPSNDFNTIFRLLPTFHQSLRKQNMGEDGSLFDPSNCFVTGVAGSFYTRLFPSNSLHFVHSSYSLHWLSQVPDGIKNNKGNIYLTSTSPASVHKAYYEQFERDFVTFLKYRSEELMENGRMVLTMLGRKNEDRFSQGCSYEWELLATTLKLLIAQESIDEEKVDSFNIPLYNPSPSEVMYIVEKERSFTIDILKTSEIQRNSCDDEKYNMAKSFRSVAEPLLVSYFGHDELNMDQVFHKYNQVIANDRKAMEKIMFVNVTVSLTKIN, encoded by the exons atggagGTCACTAAAGTTCTTCACATGAATGGAGGAATGGGAGATGCTAGCTATGCCAAAAATTCTCTGCTTCAG CAAAAGGTGATCCTCATGACGAAATCAATAACAGATGAAGCCATATCTTCTCTCTACAACAACCTTTCCTCAAGAGAAACAATATGCATTGCGGATTTAGGTTGTTCTTCTGGACCAAACACTTTTTTGTCAGTCTCTCAATTCATTCAAACTAttgataaagaaagaaaaaagaagggaCGTCATAAGGCGCCGGAATTTCATGTTTTCTTGAATGATCTTCCTAGCAATGATTTCAATACCATTTTTCGATTGCTACCAACATTCCATCAAAGTTTGAGGAAGCAAAATATGGGAGAAGATGGATCATTATTTGATCCTTCAAATTGCTTTGTGACAGGAGTTGCTGGTTCATTTTATACTAGACTTTTTCCTTCCAATAGCCTACACTTTGTCCACTCCTCTTATAGTCTTCATTGGCTTTCTCAA GTTCCCGATGGAATAAAGAATAATAAGGGAAATATCTATCTAACAAGTACAAGCCCAGCAAGTGTTCATAAAGCATATTATGAGCAATTTGAGagagattttgtaacatttttaaAGTATCGCTCAGAAGAATTGATGGAAAATGGGCGTATGGTATTGACCATGTTGGGCAGAAAAAATGAAGATCGCTTCAGCCAAGGGTGTTCCTATGAGTGGGAACTTTTGGCTACGACGCTCAAGCTTCTGATTGCACAG gAATCAATAGATGAAGAAAAAGTGGATTCATTCAATATTCCTTTATACAATCCATCTCCATCAGAAGTGATGTATATAGTTGAAAAGGAGAGATCTTTCACCATTGATATCTTGAAAACTTCAGAAATTCAAAGGAATTCTTGTGATGACGAGAAATACAATATGGCAAAAAGCTTTAGATCTGTGGCTGAACCTTTACTTGTTAGCTATTTTGGTCATGATGAATTGAATATGGATCAAGTTTTCCACAAGTATAACCAAGTAATTGCCAACGATCGCAAGGCGATGGAAAAAATTATGTTCGTAAATGTCACTGTTTCGTTGACCAAAATAAACTAG
- the LOC101258360 gene encoding probable mitochondrial adenine nucleotide transporter BTL3 isoform X1 has product MGDLEIRLKGLIQSESKSNGVGCLSLRSSVLCLNSIGFDGNNGGSLFEDSARESFVSLISMENCFPSKCMLRARRSSWRGRGRFLSVTLSDSNEILGKNGEAAVAESEVNVCKEVEKVEKGKLHGGGGGAFNTTKHLWSGAVAAMVSRTFVAPLERLKLEYIVRGEQKNLFELIKTIAATQGIKGFWKGNFVNILRTAPFKAIHFYSYEKYRDHLLKITGNEEATNIERFVAGAAAGITATVLCIPMDTIRTVMVAPGGEALGGLIGTSRHMIQTEGFFSLYKGLVPSIISMAPSGAVFYGVYDILKSAYLHSPEGRKRLENMKQGEDLNALDQLELGTVRTLVYGAIAGACAEAATYPFEVVRRQLQLQVRATKMSTLATTLKIVEQGGIPALYTGLTPSLLQVLPSAAISYFVYEFMKIVLEVE; this is encoded by the exons atgggtGATTTAGAGATTCGTTTGAAGGGTTTGATTCAATCAGAGTCAAAATCAAATGGAGTTGGGTGTTTGAGTTTGAGAAGCAGTGTTTTGTGTTTGAATTCGATTGGTTTTGATGGTAACAATGGAGGGTCGCTCTTCGAGGATTCGGCTAGAGAATCCTTCGTCTCTTTAATTTCCATGGAAAATTGTTTTCCTTCCAAGTGTATGTTACGTGCACGGAGGAGTAGCTGGAGAGGAAGGGGACGGTTTTTGTCGGTGACACTTTCAGATTCTAATGAGATTTTGGGAAAGAATGGGGAAGCTGCTGTGGCGGAGAGTGAAGTTAATGTGTGTAAGGAAGTTGAAAAAGTAGAGAAAGGGAAGCTGCATGGTGGAGGTGGAGGTGCATTTAATACTACTAAGCATCTTTGGTCTGGAGCTGTTGCTGCCATGGTATCAAG AACTTTTGTTGCCCCACTGGAGAGACTAAAGCTGGAATATATAGTTCGTGGTGAACAAAAGAATCTTTTTGAGCTCATCAAGACAATTGCAGCTACTCAAGGGATCAAGGGATTTTGGAAGGGGAATTTTGTGAATATTCTACGAACAGCTCCATTTAAGGCTATCCACTTCTACTCTTATGAAAAATACAGAGATCATCTGCTCAAAATAACTGGTAATGAGGAAGCAACTAATATTGAAAGGTTTGTTGCTGGTGCAGCTGCTGGAATTACAGCTACTGTGCTCTGCATACCTATGGACACT ATTAGGACAGTAATGGTTGCACCTGGGGGAGAAGCCTTGGGTGGCTTAATTGGTACATCCCGGCATATGATTCAGACAGAgggttttttctctctttacaAGGGCCTAGTACCCTCTATCATCAGCATGGCACCTTCAGGTGCAGTTTTCTATGGAgtttatgatatattaaaatCAGCTTATTTGCACTCACCTGAAGGGAGGAAAAGACTAGAAAATATGAAACAAGGTGAAGACCTGAATGCCCTGGATCAACTGGAGTTGGGCACAGTTAGGACTTTGGTATATGGGGCGATTGCTGGTGCTTGTGCAGAAGCTGCTACATACCCTTTTGAAGTTGTGAGGAGACAGCTTCAATTGCAGGTCCGGGCCACTAAGATGAGTACACTAGCAACTACCCTGAAGATCGTTGAGCAAGGTGGTATCCCTGCGCTCTATACTGGATTGACTCCCAGCTTACTACAG
- the LOC101258360 gene encoding probable mitochondrial adenine nucleotide transporter BTL3 isoform X2: protein MGDLEIRLKGLIQSESKSNGVGCLSLRSSVLCLNSIGFDGNNGGSLFEDSARESFVSLISMENCFPSKCMLRARRSSWRGRGRFLSVTLSDSNEILGKNGEAAVAESEVNVCKEVEKVEKGKLHGGGGGAFNTTKHLWSGAVAAMVSRTFVAPLERLKLEYIVRGEQKNLFELIKTIAATQGIKGFWKGNFVNILRTAPFKAIHFYSYEKYRDHLLKITGNEEATNIERFVAGAAAGITATVLCIPMDTIRTVMVAPGGEALGGLIGTSRHMIQTEGFFSLYKGLVPSIISMAPSGAVFYGVYDILKSAYLHSPEGRKRLENMKQGEDLNALDQLELGTVRTLVYGAIAGACAEAATYPFEVVRRQLQLQVRATKMSTLATTLKIVEQVPIIQERHLELRTVSL from the exons atgggtGATTTAGAGATTCGTTTGAAGGGTTTGATTCAATCAGAGTCAAAATCAAATGGAGTTGGGTGTTTGAGTTTGAGAAGCAGTGTTTTGTGTTTGAATTCGATTGGTTTTGATGGTAACAATGGAGGGTCGCTCTTCGAGGATTCGGCTAGAGAATCCTTCGTCTCTTTAATTTCCATGGAAAATTGTTTTCCTTCCAAGTGTATGTTACGTGCACGGAGGAGTAGCTGGAGAGGAAGGGGACGGTTTTTGTCGGTGACACTTTCAGATTCTAATGAGATTTTGGGAAAGAATGGGGAAGCTGCTGTGGCGGAGAGTGAAGTTAATGTGTGTAAGGAAGTTGAAAAAGTAGAGAAAGGGAAGCTGCATGGTGGAGGTGGAGGTGCATTTAATACTACTAAGCATCTTTGGTCTGGAGCTGTTGCTGCCATGGTATCAAG AACTTTTGTTGCCCCACTGGAGAGACTAAAGCTGGAATATATAGTTCGTGGTGAACAAAAGAATCTTTTTGAGCTCATCAAGACAATTGCAGCTACTCAAGGGATCAAGGGATTTTGGAAGGGGAATTTTGTGAATATTCTACGAACAGCTCCATTTAAGGCTATCCACTTCTACTCTTATGAAAAATACAGAGATCATCTGCTCAAAATAACTGGTAATGAGGAAGCAACTAATATTGAAAGGTTTGTTGCTGGTGCAGCTGCTGGAATTACAGCTACTGTGCTCTGCATACCTATGGACACT ATTAGGACAGTAATGGTTGCACCTGGGGGAGAAGCCTTGGGTGGCTTAATTGGTACATCCCGGCATATGATTCAGACAGAgggttttttctctctttacaAGGGCCTAGTACCCTCTATCATCAGCATGGCACCTTCAGGTGCAGTTTTCTATGGAgtttatgatatattaaaatCAGCTTATTTGCACTCACCTGAAGGGAGGAAAAGACTAGAAAATATGAAACAAGGTGAAGACCTGAATGCCCTGGATCAACTGGAGTTGGGCACAGTTAGGACTTTGGTATATGGGGCGATTGCTGGTGCTTGTGCAGAAGCTGCTACATACCCTTTTGAAGTTGTGAGGAGACAGCTTCAATTGCAGGTCCGGGCCACTAAGATGAGTACACTAGCAACTACCCTGAAGATCGTTGAGCAAG TTCCCATCATACAGGAAAGGCATTTAGAACTCAGAACTGTCTCTCTGTAA